One segment of Panicum virgatum strain AP13 chromosome 1K, P.virgatum_v5, whole genome shotgun sequence DNA contains the following:
- the LOC120648962 gene encoding transcription factor TGAL9-like isoform X2 codes for MGDRPWQQPHEQAYYPHAGMVQAASSSAHGGLIKEAGGGYDMAEFDQALLLYLNSQDQTSSSAIQDQPQTLNIFPSQPMHVVEPALPKGSMGANNTTPNACSGPSSKRPPPAGGSKDGKTAAVKREAGSSGGAIGSGTPSTSNQQEGPRSTPDAKTLRRLAQNREAARKSRLRKKAYIQNLETSRIRLSQLEQELHRSRTQGAVFGGGILSGSNGGLSPEAAWFDMEHARWQEEHGKMMRHLRAALEAEEHAAALAPAADAQLRQMVDAAVAHHGVLAELRAAVARADAFHLVSGAWASAAERCFLWIGGFRPSELIKVAVRHAEPLTEPQAMGVCGVQQWAREAEAALDHELQAMHRSVAEAVSSDAAALLCPYSDVPGYMAVMSLAIGKLASLEAFVRQADALRLQALHRLPQILTARQSARCFLAIADYSHRLRALSELWHNRPRHEPPATTPASGSSHGPPYQSSRDGLV; via the exons ATGGGGGATAGGCCATGGCAGCAGCCACATGAGCAGGCTTACTATCCACACGCTGGGATGGTTCAAgctgcttcctcctccgcccATGGCGGTCTCAT AAAGGAAGCTGGAGGGGGATACGACATGGCAGAATTCGATCAAGCCCTCCTCCTCTACCTCAACAGCCAGGATCAAACATCATCATCAGCTATTCAAGATCAACCTC AAACTCTCAACATCTTCCCATCTCAGCCAATGCACGTCGTCGAGCCTGCACTACCGAAG GGATCCATGGGGGCTAACAACACAACGCCGAACGCCTGCAGCGGCCCTTCTTCgaagcggccgccgccggcaggagGCTCGAAGGACGGCAAGACGGCTGCCGTCAAG agaGAAGCAGGGAGCAGCGGTGGCGCCATTGGCAGCGGGACGCCGTCGACCTCGAACCAACAGGAGGGCCCCAGGTCGACGCCGGACGCCAAGACGCTGAGAAGGCTCGCTCAGAACAGGGAGGCGGCAAGGAAGAGCAGGCTCCGAAAGAAG GCTTACATTCAGAACCTAGAGACAAGCAGGATTAGGCTGTCCCAGCTGGAACAAGAGCTGCACAGATCCAGAACTCAG GGAGCAGTGTTTGGTGGTGGAATTCTTTCTGGTAGCAATGGCGGACTAAGCCCAG AGGCGGCATGGTTCGACATGGAGCACGCGCGGTGGCAGGAGGAGCACGGCAAGATGATGCGGCACCtgcgggcggcgctggaggcggaggagcacgccgcggcgctggcgccggcggcggacgcgCAGCTGCGGCAGATGGTGGACGCGGCCGTGGCGCACCACGGCGTGCTGGCGGAGCTGAgggccgcggtggcgcgggcCGACGCGTTCCACCTCGTGTCCGGGGCGTGGGCGTCCGCAGCCGAGCGCTGCTTCCTCTGGATCGGCGGCTTCCGCCCCTCGGAGCTCATCAAG GTAGCCGTCCGACATGCTGAGCCCCTGACGGAGCCACAGGCGATGGGCGTCTGCGGCGTGCAGCAGTGggcgagggaggcggaggcggcgctggacCACGAGCTGCAGGCGATGCACCGCTCCGTCGCGGAGGCCGTCTcctccgacgcggcggcgctgctctgcCCCTACTCCGACGTGCCCGGCTACATGGCCGTCATGTCCCTCGCCATCGGCAAGCTCGCCTCCCTCGAAGCCTTCGTCAGACAA GCGGACGCGCTGAGGCTGCAGGCGCTGCACCGGCTGCCGCAGATCCTGACAGCGCGGCAGTCAGCGCGGTGCTTCCTCGCCATCGCCGACTACTCCCACCGCCTCCGCGCGCTCAGCGAGCTCTGGCATAACCGGCCGCGCCACGAACCGCCGGCGACCACACCGGCGTCCGGGTCCAGCCACGGACCACCCTACCAAAGTAGTAGGGATGGTTTGGTATAG
- the LOC120648962 gene encoding transcription factor TGAL9-like isoform X4, whose amino-acid sequence MCGHCAETLNIFPSQPMHVVEPALPKGSMGANNTTPNACSGPSSKRPPPAGGSKDGKTAAVKREAGSSGGAIGSGTPSTSNQQEGPRSTPDAKTLRRLAQNREAARKSRLRKKAYIQNLETSRIRLSQLEQELHRSRTQGAVFGGGILSGSNGGLSPEAAWFDMEHARWQEEHGKMMRHLRAALEAEEHAAALAPAADAQLRQMVDAAVAHHGVLAELRAAVARADAFHLVSGAWASAAERCFLWIGGFRPSELIKVAVRHAEPLTEPQAMGVCGVQQWAREAEAALDHELQAMHRSVAEAVSSDAAALLCPYSDVPGYMAVMSLAIGKLASLEAFVRQADALRLQALHRLPQILTARQSARCFLAIADYSHRLRALSELWHNRPRHEPPATTPASGSSHGPPYQSSRDGLV is encoded by the exons ATGTGCGGACATTGTGCAGAAACTCTCAACATCTTCCCATCTCAGCCAATGCACGTCGTCGAGCCTGCACTACCGAAG GGATCCATGGGGGCTAACAACACAACGCCGAACGCCTGCAGCGGCCCTTCTTCgaagcggccgccgccggcaggagGCTCGAAGGACGGCAAGACGGCTGCCGTCAAG agaGAAGCAGGGAGCAGCGGTGGCGCCATTGGCAGCGGGACGCCGTCGACCTCGAACCAACAGGAGGGCCCCAGGTCGACGCCGGACGCCAAGACGCTGAGAAGGCTCGCTCAGAACAGGGAGGCGGCAAGGAAGAGCAGGCTCCGAAAGAAG GCTTACATTCAGAACCTAGAGACAAGCAGGATTAGGCTGTCCCAGCTGGAACAAGAGCTGCACAGATCCAGAACTCAG GGAGCAGTGTTTGGTGGTGGAATTCTTTCTGGTAGCAATGGCGGACTAAGCCCAG AGGCGGCATGGTTCGACATGGAGCACGCGCGGTGGCAGGAGGAGCACGGCAAGATGATGCGGCACCtgcgggcggcgctggaggcggaggagcacgccgcggcgctggcgccggcggcggacgcgCAGCTGCGGCAGATGGTGGACGCGGCCGTGGCGCACCACGGCGTGCTGGCGGAGCTGAgggccgcggtggcgcgggcCGACGCGTTCCACCTCGTGTCCGGGGCGTGGGCGTCCGCAGCCGAGCGCTGCTTCCTCTGGATCGGCGGCTTCCGCCCCTCGGAGCTCATCAAG GTAGCCGTCCGACATGCTGAGCCCCTGACGGAGCCACAGGCGATGGGCGTCTGCGGCGTGCAGCAGTGggcgagggaggcggaggcggcgctggacCACGAGCTGCAGGCGATGCACCGCTCCGTCGCGGAGGCCGTCTcctccgacgcggcggcgctgctctgcCCCTACTCCGACGTGCCCGGCTACATGGCCGTCATGTCCCTCGCCATCGGCAAGCTCGCCTCCCTCGAAGCCTTCGTCAGACAA GCGGACGCGCTGAGGCTGCAGGCGCTGCACCGGCTGCCGCAGATCCTGACAGCGCGGCAGTCAGCGCGGTGCTTCCTCGCCATCGCCGACTACTCCCACCGCCTCCGCGCGCTCAGCGAGCTCTGGCATAACCGGCCGCGCCACGAACCGCCGGCGACCACACCGGCGTCCGGGTCCAGCCACGGACCACCCTACCAAAGTAGTAGGGATGGTTTGGTATAG
- the LOC120648962 gene encoding transcription factor TGAL9-like isoform X1, with translation MGDRPWQQPHEQAYYPHAGMVQAASSSAHGGLIRKEAGGGYDMAEFDQALLLYLNSQDQTSSSAIQDQPQTLNIFPSQPMHVVEPALPKGSMGANNTTPNACSGPSSKRPPPAGGSKDGKTAAVKREAGSSGGAIGSGTPSTSNQQEGPRSTPDAKTLRRLAQNREAARKSRLRKKAYIQNLETSRIRLSQLEQELHRSRTQGAVFGGGILSGSNGGLSPEAAWFDMEHARWQEEHGKMMRHLRAALEAEEHAAALAPAADAQLRQMVDAAVAHHGVLAELRAAVARADAFHLVSGAWASAAERCFLWIGGFRPSELIKVAVRHAEPLTEPQAMGVCGVQQWAREAEAALDHELQAMHRSVAEAVSSDAAALLCPYSDVPGYMAVMSLAIGKLASLEAFVRQADALRLQALHRLPQILTARQSARCFLAIADYSHRLRALSELWHNRPRHEPPATTPASGSSHGPPYQSSRDGLV, from the exons ATGGGGGATAGGCCATGGCAGCAGCCACATGAGCAGGCTTACTATCCACACGCTGGGATGGTTCAAgctgcttcctcctccgcccATGGCGGTCTCAT CAGAAAGGAAGCTGGAGGGGGATACGACATGGCAGAATTCGATCAAGCCCTCCTCCTCTACCTCAACAGCCAGGATCAAACATCATCATCAGCTATTCAAGATCAACCTC AAACTCTCAACATCTTCCCATCTCAGCCAATGCACGTCGTCGAGCCTGCACTACCGAAG GGATCCATGGGGGCTAACAACACAACGCCGAACGCCTGCAGCGGCCCTTCTTCgaagcggccgccgccggcaggagGCTCGAAGGACGGCAAGACGGCTGCCGTCAAG agaGAAGCAGGGAGCAGCGGTGGCGCCATTGGCAGCGGGACGCCGTCGACCTCGAACCAACAGGAGGGCCCCAGGTCGACGCCGGACGCCAAGACGCTGAGAAGGCTCGCTCAGAACAGGGAGGCGGCAAGGAAGAGCAGGCTCCGAAAGAAG GCTTACATTCAGAACCTAGAGACAAGCAGGATTAGGCTGTCCCAGCTGGAACAAGAGCTGCACAGATCCAGAACTCAG GGAGCAGTGTTTGGTGGTGGAATTCTTTCTGGTAGCAATGGCGGACTAAGCCCAG AGGCGGCATGGTTCGACATGGAGCACGCGCGGTGGCAGGAGGAGCACGGCAAGATGATGCGGCACCtgcgggcggcgctggaggcggaggagcacgccgcggcgctggcgccggcggcggacgcgCAGCTGCGGCAGATGGTGGACGCGGCCGTGGCGCACCACGGCGTGCTGGCGGAGCTGAgggccgcggtggcgcgggcCGACGCGTTCCACCTCGTGTCCGGGGCGTGGGCGTCCGCAGCCGAGCGCTGCTTCCTCTGGATCGGCGGCTTCCGCCCCTCGGAGCTCATCAAG GTAGCCGTCCGACATGCTGAGCCCCTGACGGAGCCACAGGCGATGGGCGTCTGCGGCGTGCAGCAGTGggcgagggaggcggaggcggcgctggacCACGAGCTGCAGGCGATGCACCGCTCCGTCGCGGAGGCCGTCTcctccgacgcggcggcgctgctctgcCCCTACTCCGACGTGCCCGGCTACATGGCCGTCATGTCCCTCGCCATCGGCAAGCTCGCCTCCCTCGAAGCCTTCGTCAGACAA GCGGACGCGCTGAGGCTGCAGGCGCTGCACCGGCTGCCGCAGATCCTGACAGCGCGGCAGTCAGCGCGGTGCTTCCTCGCCATCGCCGACTACTCCCACCGCCTCCGCGCGCTCAGCGAGCTCTGGCATAACCGGCCGCGCCACGAACCGCCGGCGACCACACCGGCGTCCGGGTCCAGCCACGGACCACCCTACCAAAGTAGTAGGGATGGTTTGGTATAG
- the LOC120648962 gene encoding transcription factor TGAL9-like isoform X3, with protein sequence MAEFDQALLLYLNSQDQTSSSAIQDQPQTLNIFPSQPMHVVEPALPKGSMGANNTTPNACSGPSSKRPPPAGGSKDGKTAAVKREAGSSGGAIGSGTPSTSNQQEGPRSTPDAKTLRRLAQNREAARKSRLRKKAYIQNLETSRIRLSQLEQELHRSRTQGAVFGGGILSGSNGGLSPEAAWFDMEHARWQEEHGKMMRHLRAALEAEEHAAALAPAADAQLRQMVDAAVAHHGVLAELRAAVARADAFHLVSGAWASAAERCFLWIGGFRPSELIKVAVRHAEPLTEPQAMGVCGVQQWAREAEAALDHELQAMHRSVAEAVSSDAAALLCPYSDVPGYMAVMSLAIGKLASLEAFVRQADALRLQALHRLPQILTARQSARCFLAIADYSHRLRALSELWHNRPRHEPPATTPASGSSHGPPYQSSRDGLV encoded by the exons ATGGCAGAATTCGATCAAGCCCTCCTCCTCTACCTCAACAGCCAGGATCAAACATCATCATCAGCTATTCAAGATCAACCTC AAACTCTCAACATCTTCCCATCTCAGCCAATGCACGTCGTCGAGCCTGCACTACCGAAG GGATCCATGGGGGCTAACAACACAACGCCGAACGCCTGCAGCGGCCCTTCTTCgaagcggccgccgccggcaggagGCTCGAAGGACGGCAAGACGGCTGCCGTCAAG agaGAAGCAGGGAGCAGCGGTGGCGCCATTGGCAGCGGGACGCCGTCGACCTCGAACCAACAGGAGGGCCCCAGGTCGACGCCGGACGCCAAGACGCTGAGAAGGCTCGCTCAGAACAGGGAGGCGGCAAGGAAGAGCAGGCTCCGAAAGAAG GCTTACATTCAGAACCTAGAGACAAGCAGGATTAGGCTGTCCCAGCTGGAACAAGAGCTGCACAGATCCAGAACTCAG GGAGCAGTGTTTGGTGGTGGAATTCTTTCTGGTAGCAATGGCGGACTAAGCCCAG AGGCGGCATGGTTCGACATGGAGCACGCGCGGTGGCAGGAGGAGCACGGCAAGATGATGCGGCACCtgcgggcggcgctggaggcggaggagcacgccgcggcgctggcgccggcggcggacgcgCAGCTGCGGCAGATGGTGGACGCGGCCGTGGCGCACCACGGCGTGCTGGCGGAGCTGAgggccgcggtggcgcgggcCGACGCGTTCCACCTCGTGTCCGGGGCGTGGGCGTCCGCAGCCGAGCGCTGCTTCCTCTGGATCGGCGGCTTCCGCCCCTCGGAGCTCATCAAG GTAGCCGTCCGACATGCTGAGCCCCTGACGGAGCCACAGGCGATGGGCGTCTGCGGCGTGCAGCAGTGggcgagggaggcggaggcggcgctggacCACGAGCTGCAGGCGATGCACCGCTCCGTCGCGGAGGCCGTCTcctccgacgcggcggcgctgctctgcCCCTACTCCGACGTGCCCGGCTACATGGCCGTCATGTCCCTCGCCATCGGCAAGCTCGCCTCCCTCGAAGCCTTCGTCAGACAA GCGGACGCGCTGAGGCTGCAGGCGCTGCACCGGCTGCCGCAGATCCTGACAGCGCGGCAGTCAGCGCGGTGCTTCCTCGCCATCGCCGACTACTCCCACCGCCTCCGCGCGCTCAGCGAGCTCTGGCATAACCGGCCGCGCCACGAACCGCCGGCGACCACACCGGCGTCCGGGTCCAGCCACGGACCACCCTACCAAAGTAGTAGGGATGGTTTGGTATAG